The genome window TGCTGTTGCGCACGGCCGGCGTGCTGGTGGCCTTTGGGCTCGCGATCTGGGTCGCGTTCCAGTCGGCTCAGGGCAGGACGCTGTGGTCTTTCATTCACAGCTCGCGCACGGAGCTGCGCCGGGTCGTCTGGCCGTCGCGGGAAGAGACGATCCAGACGACGCTGATCGTCCTCGTTTTCGCTGCGATCATGGGCACGTTCTT of Rhodothermales bacterium contains these proteins:
- the secE gene encoding preprotein translocase subunit SecE; translation: MDTVLLLLSVAILVGSIFAYYYYANESVLLRTAGVLVAFGLAIWVAFQSAQGRTLWSFIHSSRTELRRVVWPSREETIQTTLIVLVFAAIMGTFFWLLDIFLLWFTRFITGQGA